From a region of the Acidimicrobiales bacterium genome:
- a CDS encoding ABC transporter permease subunit: protein MTPTRTGVRTRASNRRTSSSARRRVAIAMAAALVWATFEAGVGSEVLNGGGWPSFWRFWRAVISPELSVEFLRLTADAALTTLGFAVLGTALSLLLGAGGALLTSELVAGTGAWQRWWRAVMVIPRAVHEVLWALLLIQVLGFDPLVAVIAIGVPFGAVTTKVFAETIDEADRAPYHALRACGAGRLSALAYGVLPNIAGELTSYAFYRFECAIRSAAVLGVIGAGGLGFQLDLSFESLRYREIWTLVAALMLLSGLADWWSARVRTSTVTSNRYSVLAAVGLIPFSWWIVDLSVSSLWSGRTPRLAADLVADLFPPTTGPGGLGELIDASLATVAMSVLSVAIAAGGALLLGAAAARSRFTTSRRTLRSSLVAPAARLTLLLFRAVPAPVWAFLFVLVLYPGTWPGAVALGVYNLGVVGRLFAETFEEADPHPARRIRASGAPDTSAFLYGTLPVAAPRLASLTLYRWEVMTRETVVVGVVGAGGLGQLINEHLAARDFAAVAGALMAMVVIAVVIDGASSVIRRALR from the coding sequence ATGACGCCGACCCGTACCGGCGTGCGCACCAGAGCCAGCAACCGCCGAACATCGTCCAGCGCCAGGCGGCGGGTGGCCATCGCCATGGCAGCGGCGCTGGTGTGGGCCACGTTCGAGGCCGGCGTGGGTTCTGAGGTGCTGAACGGGGGCGGCTGGCCGAGCTTCTGGCGCTTCTGGCGTGCGGTGATCAGCCCCGAGTTGTCGGTCGAGTTCCTGCGCCTGACAGCCGATGCGGCGCTGACCACACTGGGCTTTGCGGTACTGGGAACGGCTCTGTCTCTGCTGCTGGGTGCCGGCGGGGCCTTGTTGACTTCGGAGTTGGTCGCCGGAACCGGTGCGTGGCAGCGGTGGTGGCGCGCCGTCATGGTGATTCCGCGCGCGGTTCACGAGGTCCTGTGGGCCCTGTTGTTGATACAGGTGTTGGGGTTTGACCCGCTGGTAGCGGTCATCGCCATCGGCGTTCCGTTCGGTGCGGTGACCACGAAGGTGTTCGCCGAGACCATCGACGAGGCAGACCGCGCTCCGTATCACGCGCTGCGAGCCTGCGGTGCGGGTCGTCTGTCGGCACTGGCCTACGGCGTCTTGCCCAATATCGCAGGCGAACTGACCTCGTATGCGTTCTACCGCTTCGAGTGTGCGATCCGCTCGGCGGCGGTTCTGGGTGTGATCGGAGCCGGTGGTCTGGGGTTTCAGCTCGACCTCAGCTTCGAATCGCTGCGGTATCGAGAGATCTGGACCCTGGTCGCTGCGCTGATGTTGTTGAGCGGACTAGCCGACTGGTGGTCGGCCAGGGTCAGAACGTCGACGGTCACCAGCAACAGGTATTCGGTGCTGGCCGCAGTGGGTCTGATTCCTTTCTCGTGGTGGATCGTCGACCTCAGCGTGTCGTCGCTGTGGAGTGGGCGCACTCCCCGACTCGCGGCCGATCTGGTCGCCGACCTGTTTCCTCCCACCACCGGACCCGGCGGACTGGGCGAATTAATCGATGCATCGTTGGCGACGGTTGCCATGTCGGTGCTGAGCGTCGCAATCGCTGCCGGTGGCGCACTGCTGCTGGGGGCCGCGGCCGCACGCTCGCGGTTCACGACCTCGCGCCGGACGCTGAGATCAAGCCTGGTGGCTCCGGCGGCTCGACTGACGTTGCTGTTGTTTCGCGCCGTCCCCGCACCGGTGTGGGCATTCCTGTTCGTGTTGGTGCTGTACCCGGGCACCTGGCCCGGTGCGGTCGCGCTCGGTGTCTACAACCTGGGCGTGGTCGGTCGGCTGTTTGCCGAGACGTTCGAAGAGGCCGACCCGCACCCGGCCCGGCGCATCAGAGCATCTGGAGCGCCCGATACATCGGCGTTCTTGTACGGAACCCTGCCGGTGGCCGCCCCGCGCTTGGCATCGCTGACGCTGTACAGGTGGGAGGTGATGACCCGCGAGACCGTCGTGGTGGGTGTGGTCGGAGCCGGCGGCCTGGGCCAGCTGATCAACGAACATCTGGCGGCCCGCGATTTCGCTGCTGTCGCCGGTGCCCTGATGGCGATGGTCGTCATCGCGGTTGTCATCGACGGGGCCAGCTCGGTCATTCGCCGCGCCCTCCGATGA
- a CDS encoding ATP-binding cassette domain-containing protein: MSQPVINLDAVGVAYGDTHALRAVDLRVTPHERVALLGQSGAGKTSLLGLLSGLVGPTSGELTVLGADPTSLRGRRLREHRARIGSVGQHLDMALPLRVIHNVNAGRLGTWSAGRAAWSLVRPSGRGEVLEALEQVGLANRIDDRTDSLSGGERQRVAFARLLVHRPDLALADEPTSSVDPDLADSLMGMLCAPDKPWTVVASMHDPDLALRHAGRIVGLKEGVVVFDRPTAQVSRTDIAGLYERSR, from the coding sequence GTGTCACAACCGGTGATCAACCTGGACGCGGTGGGTGTCGCGTACGGCGACACCCACGCACTGCGCGCCGTCGACCTTAGGGTCACCCCGCACGAACGAGTCGCTTTGCTCGGACAGAGCGGGGCGGGCAAGACCAGCTTGCTGGGGCTGTTGTCGGGGCTGGTCGGTCCGACCTCGGGCGAGCTGACCGTGCTGGGCGCCGACCCCACGAGCCTTCGCGGTCGGCGACTACGTGAACACCGAGCCCGCATCGGCTCGGTCGGCCAGCACCTGGACATGGCGCTGCCGCTGCGCGTGATCCACAACGTGAACGCGGGCCGTCTGGGCACGTGGTCTGCGGGTCGGGCCGCGTGGTCACTTGTGAGGCCGTCTGGCCGAGGCGAGGTTCTCGAAGCCCTCGAACAGGTCGGGTTGGCCAACCGCATCGACGACCGCACCGATTCGTTGTCGGGCGGGGAGCGCCAGCGGGTGGCATTCGCCCGCCTGCTGGTGCACAGGCCCGACCTGGCGTTGGCCGACGAGCCCACGTCATCGGTAGACCCCGACCTCGCCGACTCGCTGATGGGCATGTTGTGTGCCCCGGACAAACCGTGGACCGTCGTGGCCAGCATGCACGACCCAGACCTGGCGCTTCGCCACGCAGGCCGGATAGTGGGCCTGAAGGAAGGTGTGGTGGTCTTCGACCGGCCCACCGCTCAGGTATCGCGCACCGACATCGCCGGGCTCTACGAGCGCTCGCGATGA
- a CDS encoding putative selenate ABC transporter substrate-binding protein yields MSPASKSVSWRALLAAIAATLFFLAGCGDGDDSPDSSGDGNGAASEETLTIGAIPDQEPERLQRTYGLLSDYLAAELGVDVEYVPVTDYAGAVAGFRVGDLDAVWFGGLTGVQARLEVDGAVAVAQRDIDERFTSVFIAGADTGITPFDDVSGLSAVAGRSFTFGSESSTSGRLMPQSFLAEAGVDVDSDLAGAPGFSGSHDATIEVVTAGAYEVGALNSQVWDSRLEEGVIDTSKVVEVFRTPTYYDYHWVAQPDLDARFGDGFTERFVAALTSLDPADAEQAEILELFGAGGFIETNNTNYDAIERVGREAGLIR; encoded by the coding sequence ATGAGCCCCGCATCGAAGTCCGTCAGTTGGCGGGCATTGCTGGCAGCAATAGCTGCGACCTTGTTCTTCCTCGCCGGGTGCGGCGACGGAGACGACTCCCCGGACTCATCTGGCGACGGCAACGGCGCCGCATCCGAGGAGACCCTGACGATCGGGGCCATTCCCGATCAGGAGCCCGAGAGGCTCCAACGCACCTACGGACTCCTTTCCGACTATCTGGCCGCTGAACTCGGCGTCGATGTGGAGTACGTTCCGGTCACCGACTACGCCGGTGCAGTCGCCGGCTTTCGCGTCGGCGATCTGGACGCCGTCTGGTTCGGCGGCCTCACCGGTGTCCAAGCCCGGTTGGAGGTAGACGGAGCGGTCGCCGTGGCCCAGCGCGACATCGACGAACGCTTCACCTCGGTGTTCATCGCCGGCGCCGATACGGGCATCACGCCCTTCGACGACGTCTCTGGCCTCAGCGCCGTCGCCGGCCGATCGTTCACGTTCGGCAGCGAGTCATCTACGTCTGGGCGCTTGATGCCACAGTCGTTCCTTGCAGAGGCCGGCGTCGATGTCGACTCTGACCTGGCCGGAGCTCCGGGCTTTTCGGGAAGCCACGACGCCACCATCGAGGTGGTAACCGCAGGTGCCTACGAGGTTGGCGCGTTGAACTCGCAGGTATGGGACTCTCGTCTCGAAGAGGGTGTCATCGACACGTCGAAGGTGGTCGAGGTGTTCCGCACGCCGACTTACTACGACTATCACTGGGTTGCCCAGCCCGACCTCGACGCCCGCTTCGGCGATGGTTTCACCGAACGGTTCGTGGCCGCGCTGACCAGCCTCGACCCAGCCGACGCCGAGCAGGCCGAGATCCTCGAACTGTTCGGAGCGGGCGGCTTCATCGAGACCAACAACACGAACTACGACGCCATAGAGCGTGTGGGGCGTGAAGCCGGCCTCATTCGCTGA
- a CDS encoding mandelate racemase/muconate lactonizing enzyme family protein: MAVAGRVDRVRSLPQGHPVKGDGTISGLTIESVQTQLLPDAANPQLLVHVRDTAGAVGTGETWWGTYQPTAPPGTPVRAIAVFIDTILAPVCEGLRIDRVSDIAAVYDQMQRAVAQYGPEGVTSIAISGVDVALWNLLAHRNNSDTADLLGKRFQHSVRAYASLSWLGDAEAVVDTASGAIEHGFRAVKLHEADVELILEVRRTLDPDIAMMLDVSGRWSFDEAAQAIPRLGRAGLVWIEEPVYPYTDHRSLALLRKVANDSGTLLAAGENEFGPSGFERLLAAAAVDVLQPDLVKCGGLSATGPISALADDSAVAIAPHNFSLGPSLLANMAWAAVEPSVRWLEVPWLGAARFPSGMDVPEVVDGAVAV, from the coding sequence ATCGCTGTCGCTGGTCGAGTCGACCGAGTTCGATCGCTGCCGCAAGGTCACCCTGTCAAAGGAGATGGCACCATCTCCGGCCTGACCATCGAGTCGGTACAGACCCAGCTACTGCCCGACGCCGCCAACCCGCAACTGCTGGTACATGTTCGCGACACCGCCGGTGCGGTTGGCACAGGCGAGACATGGTGGGGCACCTACCAGCCCACGGCACCACCCGGGACCCCGGTCAGGGCCATCGCGGTGTTCATCGACACGATCCTGGCGCCGGTTTGTGAAGGCCTACGCATCGACCGTGTGTCAGACATCGCGGCGGTGTACGACCAGATGCAGCGCGCCGTCGCCCAATATGGCCCAGAGGGAGTGACTTCGATCGCCATCAGTGGCGTCGACGTCGCCTTGTGGAATCTCTTGGCCCACAGGAACAACTCAGACACCGCCGATCTGCTGGGCAAACGGTTTCAGCACTCGGTCAGGGCCTACGCCAGCCTCAGCTGGTTGGGCGATGCCGAGGCTGTAGTCGACACCGCTTCGGGTGCCATCGAGCACGGCTTCCGGGCGGTCAAGCTGCACGAGGCCGATGTCGAGCTGATCCTGGAGGTGCGCCGCACACTCGACCCCGACATCGCAATGATGCTCGACGTCAGCGGCCGCTGGAGCTTCGACGAAGCAGCACAGGCCATCCCCCGCCTTGGCCGTGCCGGGCTGGTGTGGATCGAAGAACCGGTGTACCCCTACACCGATCACCGTTCGTTGGCGCTGCTGCGAAAGGTCGCCAACGACAGCGGAACGCTGCTGGCAGCGGGCGAGAACGAGTTTGGCCCGTCGGGTTTCGAGCGGCTTCTCGCCGCCGCGGCCGTCGATGTGTTGCAGCCCGACCTGGTCAAGTGTGGTGGGCTCAGCGCGACCGGGCCCATCTCGGCGCTGGCCGACGACTCCGCTGTCGCCATCGCGCCTCACAACTTCTCGCTCGGACCTTCGCTGCTGGCCAACATGGCATGGGCCGCGGTCGAACCGTCGGTGCGTTGGCTCGAGGTGCCCTGGTTGGGTGCGGCGCGCTTCCCAAGTGGCATGGACGTGCCAGAGGTGGTCGACGGGGCAGTCGCGGTCTGA
- a CDS encoding 6-carboxytetrahydropterin synthase, producing the protein MILTITAAIHARWGHRVDGLIHTHAWTVEATIQGPEHSSKIFPADDLERILTDTVAPWTGHYLTHEDVGEWKGFQPLVWSNEPTVEEVVRQLWNLLEPQLPGLTSLSLVESTEFDRCRKVTLSKEMAPSPA; encoded by the coding sequence ATGATCCTGACCATCACGGCGGCAATCCATGCCCGATGGGGTCATAGGGTCGACGGACTGATCCACACCCACGCGTGGACCGTCGAAGCGACCATCCAGGGACCCGAGCACTCGTCCAAGATCTTCCCGGCAGACGATCTCGAGCGCATCCTCACCGACACCGTCGCCCCCTGGACCGGCCATTACCTCACCCACGAAGACGTCGGCGAGTGGAAGGGATTCCAGCCTCTGGTCTGGTCGAACGAGCCGACGGTCGAGGAAGTCGTGCGCCAGCTGTGGAACCTGCTCGAGCCCCAGCTTCCGGGCCTGACATCGCTGTCGCTGGTCGAGTCGACCGAGTTCGATCGCTGCCGCAAGGTCACCCTGTCAAAGGAGATGGCACCATCTCCGGCCTGA
- a CDS encoding SRPBCC family protein: protein MLSIQHETTIDASTEAVWEATVDIEALPEHTPTITYAVRLDGGPLAPGSRVRLKQPGQRSAVWTVTHMDRPRRFVWETRSLGMRTVGIHDIEGGPTTTNRLTVELHGRMAKLAGRALRPLIARSLAKENAGIKAAAESLGFDDPGRGGSTIATSD, encoded by the coding sequence ATGCTGTCGATACAGCACGAGACAACAATCGACGCGTCAACCGAGGCCGTCTGGGAGGCGACCGTCGACATAGAGGCGCTTCCCGAGCACACGCCCACGATCACATATGCCGTTCGGCTCGACGGCGGACCGCTGGCCCCGGGGTCGCGCGTCCGGCTCAAGCAGCCCGGGCAGCGATCGGCGGTGTGGACGGTGACCCATATGGATCGACCGCGCCGGTTTGTGTGGGAGACCAGGTCTCTGGGCATGCGCACGGTGGGTATCCACGACATCGAAGGCGGCCCCACGACCACCAACCGGCTGACGGTCGAGCTGCACGGACGCATGGCCAAGCTCGCGGGCAGAGCGCTCAGACCACTGATCGCGAGGTCGTTGGCCAAGGAGAATGCCGGCATCAAGGCCGCGGCCGAGAGCCTCGGGTTTGACGACCCGGGTCGTGGTGGTTCTACCATCGCGACGTCGGACTGA
- a CDS encoding TetR family transcriptional regulator — protein MAASAREQLLDRLIDETAANGLADRSLRDLAESAGSSHRMVLYHFGSREGLVAAIVQRVEADQMALLEQLAAATDDPGELVLGLWAAVSAPEMMPFVRLFFECVAATGGRGLTDPWLELAGRLAVSLGIGTDSDELRLGVAVTRGLLIDVLASGDATGATRSLERFVAMWESARAAQ, from the coding sequence ATGGCGGCGTCGGCACGCGAACAACTACTCGATCGCTTGATAGACGAGACCGCGGCCAACGGCTTGGCCGACCGCAGCCTGCGCGACCTGGCCGAGTCGGCGGGTTCCAGCCATCGGATGGTGCTGTACCACTTCGGTTCGCGGGAGGGTCTGGTGGCCGCGATCGTGCAGCGCGTCGAGGCCGACCAGATGGCTCTTCTCGAGCAGTTGGCAGCAGCTACCGACGATCCGGGAGAGTTGGTGTTGGGGCTTTGGGCCGCGGTCAGCGCGCCCGAGATGATGCCGTTTGTACGGCTCTTCTTCGAGTGTGTGGCAGCCACCGGCGGACGCGGCCTGACCGATCCGTGGCTGGAGCTGGCCGGGCGCCTTGCCGTCTCGCTGGGCATCGGTACCGACAGCGACGAGCTGAGGCTGGGAGTTGCGGTTACGCGAGGGCTGCTGATCGACGTTCTGGCGAGTGGCGACGCGACGGGCGCGACACGCTCGCTGGAGCGGTTCGTGGCGATGTGGGAGAGCGCAAGGGCGGCTCAGTGA
- a CDS encoding monovalent cation/H(+) antiporter subunit G, producing the protein MTVFAQILMVAGAAVALLAGIGVLRFSTPYARFHSAGKASPVAFLIVAAGASFELGWDGAAYLVIAAAAMVLTMPVGVHLLFRAVHRTYDNSHLCRDDLAPAEDESPELH; encoded by the coding sequence ATGACCGTGTTCGCCCAGATCTTGATGGTGGCCGGAGCCGCTGTGGCGCTGCTGGCCGGAATTGGCGTTCTTCGCTTCTCGACGCCGTATGCGAGGTTCCATTCGGCGGGTAAGGCCAGCCCGGTCGCGTTCCTGATCGTTGCCGCGGGGGCTTCGTTCGAGCTGGGCTGGGATGGTGCCGCATATCTGGTGATCGCCGCCGCGGCGATGGTTCTGACCATGCCGGTTGGGGTTCACCTGTTGTTCCGTGCCGTTCATCGCACGTACGACAACTCACATCTGTGCCGCGACGACCTGGCACCTGCCGAGGACGAGTCGCCCGAGCTTCACTGA
- a CDS encoding monovalent cation/H+ antiporter complex subunit F yields the protein MMYTIAIAAFALAGLCGTYRLLVGPTLGDRIIALDVTLMSLMGAVTVDAAKRSDTSNLILLVVLAIVGFTATVAASRFLEHEALPVEQP from the coding sequence ATGATGTACACGATCGCCATTGCCGCTTTTGCCCTTGCGGGGCTTTGTGGGACCTACCGCCTGCTGGTCGGCCCGACGCTGGGCGACAGGATCATCGCATTGGATGTGACTTTGATGTCGCTGATGGGTGCGGTGACCGTCGACGCGGCCAAGCGCTCCGACACCTCGAACCTGATCTTGTTGGTGGTTCTGGCCATCGTGGGCTTCACCGCCACGGTTGCCGCCAGTCGCTTCCTCGAGCACGAAGCCCTTCCCGTGGAGCAGCCATGA
- a CDS encoding Na+/H+ antiporter subunit E, translated as MTVAWCGLWQSLSVANLLSGLAVSTLVIASGVGTSGRGGVRIVPLVRLIWLVLVDLLLSTFNVAREILTPTDHTEEAIVAVDVESPSRQHLLFLVVAITLTPGTAVVDADPDTGRLYLHLLHADRIDDTVAHAKLLADLACEALPVPPVGSTVGGADR; from the coding sequence ATGACCGTCGCCTGGTGCGGCTTGTGGCAGTCGTTGTCGGTGGCGAACCTGTTGTCGGGCCTGGCCGTATCGACGTTGGTCATCGCCTCTGGGGTCGGCACGTCGGGGCGAGGTGGGGTGCGTATCGTTCCGCTGGTTCGCCTGATCTGGCTGGTGTTGGTGGACCTGTTGCTGTCGACGTTCAACGTGGCAAGAGAGATCCTGACGCCCACCGACCACACAGAGGAGGCGATTGTCGCCGTCGATGTGGAGTCTCCCAGCCGCCAACATCTGCTGTTTCTGGTGGTTGCGATCACCTTGACGCCGGGCACCGCTGTGGTCGATGCCGACCCCGACACGGGTCGCCTGTACTTGCATCTGCTCCACGCGGATCGCATCGACGACACGGTGGCGCATGCGAAGCTCCTGGCCGATCTGGCGTGTGAGGCCCTTCCGGTGCCGCCGGTCGGATCGACGGTTGGAGGCGCTGACCGATGA
- a CDS encoding proton-conducting transporter membrane subunit, with the protein MSWLIATAILAPLASAAGSLALRKSPHWRDVITTLGLFAAAAASIAMLVRVSDEGSYRLRVGGWSPELGIELVADTFAVLVLPVALTIIFVVELFAIGQRRTAWGANPELSGPLLGVLTTGVSLSILTGDLFTLFVAFELILVSSYVLLTHQGQRDQIRSGMSYVAMNLLASTLFLLGLAYVYASTGTVNMALLAERVPMLDDGARLGIGAWFFVVFGTKAAVFPLFSWLPDSYPTAPTTITAVFAGLLTKIGIYSLIRFHSLTGMDDLGPVMLVVAGITMIVGAFGALAQSDVKRILSFHVISQIGYMLMGLALFSVAGLTGAILFLIHHMPVKTVLFLVGGLIENHEGTGSLDLSGGLARRKPLIAVMFAVPAMSLAGLPPFSGFVAKFAVIGAAVDEASVAIVVAALVGGALTLLSMTKIWLGVFWGVDSDAKTNPVPVSDTNRRIMFAATGLAVAGTLFISMFAGGLHSLSRTAAEELRGSAIDTAEEAR; encoded by the coding sequence ATGAGCTGGTTGATCGCCACGGCCATCCTGGCCCCGCTGGCCAGTGCCGCGGGCTCGTTGGCCCTTCGCAAGAGTCCACATTGGCGCGACGTCATCACGACCCTGGGTCTGTTCGCCGCCGCGGCGGCCTCGATCGCCATGCTGGTGCGAGTCTCCGACGAGGGGTCGTATCGTCTGCGAGTGGGTGGATGGTCGCCCGAGCTCGGCATCGAGCTGGTGGCCGACACGTTCGCCGTCCTGGTGCTGCCCGTCGCTCTGACGATCATCTTCGTTGTCGAGCTGTTCGCTATCGGCCAGCGTCGCACGGCCTGGGGCGCCAACCCCGAGCTGTCGGGCCCGCTGCTGGGCGTGTTGACCACCGGCGTGTCGTTGTCGATTCTGACCGGCGACCTGTTCACGTTGTTCGTCGCCTTCGAGCTGATTCTGGTTTCGAGCTATGTGCTGCTGACCCACCAGGGGCAACGAGACCAGATCCGGTCGGGTATGTCGTATGTGGCGATGAACCTGCTGGCCTCGACGCTGTTCTTGTTGGGCCTGGCCTATGTGTATGCCTCGACAGGCACGGTCAACATGGCGCTGCTGGCCGAGCGGGTGCCGATGCTCGACGACGGCGCCCGCCTGGGTATCGGCGCCTGGTTCTTCGTGGTGTTCGGAACCAAGGCCGCCGTGTTCCCTCTGTTCTCGTGGTTGCCCGATTCGTACCCGACGGCACCCACCACCATCACGGCGGTGTTCGCTGGGCTGCTCACCAAGATCGGCATCTACTCGCTGATCCGGTTCCACTCGCTCACGGGCATGGACGACCTCGGGCCGGTGATGCTCGTGGTCGCAGGAATCACCATGATCGTCGGCGCTTTCGGGGCCTTGGCACAAAGCGATGTCAAGCGGATCCTGTCGTTCCATGTGATCAGCCAGATCGGTTACATGCTGATGGGCCTGGCCCTGTTCTCGGTGGCCGGTCTGACCGGGGCGATCCTGTTCCTGATCCACCACATGCCGGTCAAGACCGTGTTGTTCCTGGTCGGCGGCCTGATCGAGAACCACGAGGGCACCGGGTCGCTCGACCTTTCGGGCGGGCTGGCCCGGCGCAAACCGTTGATCGCTGTGATGTTCGCCGTGCCCGCTATGAGCCTTGCTGGGCTGCCTCCGTTCTCGGGCTTCGTCGCCAAGTTCGCCGTCATCGGCGCCGCGGTCGACGAAGCATCGGTTGCGATCGTGGTGGCTGCGCTGGTGGGTGGTGCATTGACGTTGCTGTCGATGACGAAGATCTGGCTGGGGGTGTTCTGGGGGGTCGACTCCGACGCCAAGACCAACCCTGTGCCGGTGTCTGACACCAATCGGCGAATCATGTTCGCTGCTACGGGGCTGGCGGTGGCTGGAACCCTGTTCATTTCGATGTTTGCCGGCGGGCTCCACAGCCTTTCCCGGACCGCAGCCGAGGAGCTGCGCGGATCGGCCATCGACACAGCCGAGGAGGCGCGGTGA
- a CDS encoding NADH-quinone oxidoreductase subunit K: MSASLILAIGGLTGVGIYLITARSLSRIVLGFSLLGHAAVLSLLTAGGPAGGAPLADATPAAESANPLPQALALTAIVISFGLTLFLLALARRQNVLTGDDLVEDDVEDRRIARGEAEPRSAATGGDTR; encoded by the coding sequence ATGAGCGCCTCGTTGATTCTCGCCATTGGCGGCCTTACCGGTGTTGGCATCTACCTCATCACCGCCCGCTCGCTCAGCCGCATCGTGCTCGGCTTCTCGCTGCTGGGGCATGCCGCAGTCCTGTCGCTGCTGACCGCCGGCGGCCCCGCTGGCGGTGCCCCGCTGGCCGACGCCACACCGGCGGCCGAATCGGCCAACCCCCTCCCCCAGGCCCTGGCCCTGACCGCCATCGTGATCAGCTTCGGCCTGACGCTGTTCCTGTTGGCGCTGGCGCGGCGTCAGAACGTCCTGACCGGCGACGACCTGGTCGAAGATGATGTCGAAGACAGGCGCATCGCCCGCGGCGAGGCCGAGCCCCGCAGCGCAGCCACCGGAGGCGACACGCGATGA
- a CDS encoding MnhB domain-containing protein, giving the protein MIAVHSPLATLGIRAATPFALVVSTYLLFAGHNRPGGGFSAGLVVGAVVALRTIAGLQRPTDAFRLLIVGIVTVVAVAVAPMLWGDPLLDQAIVSRELPLLGKAKTGSALIFDVGVLAIVVGLVVAVLEGMGATELNENRRRSDR; this is encoded by the coding sequence ATGATCGCGGTCCACTCACCCCTGGCCACCCTGGGCATTCGGGCCGCGACCCCGTTCGCCCTTGTCGTGTCCACTTATCTGCTGTTCGCAGGGCACAACCGCCCAGGTGGAGGCTTTTCGGCCGGGCTCGTGGTTGGCGCCGTCGTGGCGCTGCGAACGATCGCCGGCCTGCAGCGACCCACCGATGCTTTTCGCCTGTTGATCGTCGGCATCGTCACCGTGGTGGCCGTGGCCGTTGCACCAATGCTGTGGGGAGATCCGCTGCTCGACCAGGCCATCGTGTCCAGAGAGCTGCCGCTGTTGGGCAAGGCCAAGACGGGCTCGGCGCTGATATTCGATGTTGGCGTGCTGGCGATCGTGGTCGGCCTGGTCGTGGCCGTGCTGGAGGGCATGGGCGCCACCGAACTGAACGAGAACCGCAGGCGGTCCGACCGATGA